In the Gossypium raimondii isolate GPD5lz chromosome 9, ASM2569854v1, whole genome shotgun sequence genome, one interval contains:
- the LOC105799144 gene encoding superoxide dismutase [Cu-Zn], chloroplastic yields MAAHIFTTTPSHLALSFPSSTNPSNPPVLLSSFRGVSLKLPRQSLSLAATIPKKPFSVFAVTKKAVAVLKGNSEVEGVVTLTQENDGPTTVNVRITGLTPGPHGFHLHEYGDTTNGCMSTGPHFNPNNMTHGAPEDEVRHAGDLGNIIANADGVAEATIVDNQIPLSGPNAVVGRAFVVHELEDDLGKGGHELSLTTGNAGGRLACGVVGLTPV; encoded by the exons ATGGCTGCCCATATTTTCACGACAACCCCATCCCACCTCGCTCTCTCTTTTCCATCCTCAACTAACCCTTCAAACCCACCGGTTCTTCTCTCCTCATTTCGTGGGGTCTCTCTTAAGCTCCCTCGTCAATCCCTCTCCCTTGCTGCCACTATTCCCAAGAAGCCCTTTTCTGTGTTTGCTGTTACCAAGAAAGCTGTCGCTGTTCTTAAAGGCAATTCGGAAGTTGAAGGCGTTGTCACGTTGACCCAGGAAAATGATG GTCCTACAACTGTGAATGTTCGAATTACTGGTCTTACTCCTGGGCCTCATGGCTTCCACCTG CATGAGTATGGTGACACAACAAATGGGTGCATGTCAACAG GACCACATTTCAATCCTAACAATATGACACATGGTGCTCCTGAGGATGAAGTACGCCATGCGGGTGACCTGGGAAACATAATTGCTAATGCTGATG GAGTGGCTGAGGCAACAATTGTGGACAATCAG ATACCACTAAGTGGCCCCAATGCGGTTGTTGGAAGAGCATTTGTGGTTCATGAGCTTGAGGATGATCTTGGAAAGG GTGGACATGAACTTAGTCTAACCACTGGGAATGCTGGCGGAAGATTGGCATGTG GTGTTGTTGGCTTGACTCCGGTATAA
- the LOC105797653 gene encoding uncharacterized protein LOC105797653, protein MGKGNKEGTSKQFRWTKPMEHVFLEILAEEARKGNKPSNTFKLVSINRVVDAISERFQVQCDAKHVENHLRTVKNQWQIICKIRGESGFGWDDNMKMITCDGATYDATVMAHKKYEPFLNKSIDHYDEMALVVGKDMATGSFARTFADIDLDDGNEDSMPVDCDNEEAEEVRTNVFSSGTSKLSIRHHSFTNK, encoded by the exons aTGGGTAAGGGCAACAAAGAAGGGACCTCCAAGCAATTCAGGTGGACAAAACCAATGGAACATGTTTTCCTTGAAATTCTAGCAGAGGAGGCTCGAAAAGGAAATAAGCCTTCTAATACTTTCAAATTAGTTTCTATTAATCGAGTTGTCGACGCCATTTCTGAAAGATTCCAAGTCCAATGCGATGCGAAGCATgtggaaaatcatttgaggacAGTAAAAAACCAGTGGCAGATTATATGCAAAATTCGAGgtgaaagtggttttggatgggatgataacatgaaaatgatcacatgtgatgGAGCGACATATGATGCAACAGTGATG gcacacaagaagtatgaaccatttctgaataaaagcattgatcattatgatgaaatggctttggttgttggcaaagatatggcaacagGGAGTTTTGCCAGAACATTTGCTGACATAGATTTGGATGATGGTAATGAAGATTCAATGCCTGTAGACTGCGACAATGAAGAGGCTGAAGAGGTAAGAACAAATGTATTTTCATCTGGCACAtccaaac TGTCGATAAGACATCACAGCTTTACGAACAAGTGA
- the LOC105799142 gene encoding transcription factor FER-LIKE IRON DEFICIENCY-INDUCED TRANSCRIPTION FACTOR: MDASRNSPLELPDHFEPYDFVEDPDFDQLVNLIQGETEDVVSAFDYDLINGCFDDKQTGGAPGDAFEFDATSTMVSDFNYVFNALPSFDGEIMKDREEDSGKEDESSGTTTTTSSMATKKSKADRSRTLILERRRRGQTKEKLYALRSLVPNITKMDKKSIIGDAVLYVQDLQMQAKKLKAEIAGLEALMAGYQEESINNPVKIRVARNNHPICKKILKLDMFQVEEREFYVRLVCNKSEGVALSLYKALESLSNFKVQNSSLATVSDTFALTFTLNVRDREQSMNLGNMKLWVSGALLNRGFELINCL; encoded by the exons ATGGATGCATCGAGAAATTCCCCTCTGGAGCTCCCTGACCACTTTGAACCATATGACTTCGTTGAGGATCCTGACTTTGATCAGTTGGTCAATCTAATTCAAGGAGAAACCGAAGACGTGGTCTCCGCTTTCGATTATGATCTTATCAATGGCTGCTTTGATGACAAGCAGACTGGTGGAGCACCTGGGGATGCTTTCGAGTTTGATGCTACAAGCACCATGGTGTCGGATTTTAACTATGTTTTCAATGCATTGCCTAGTTTTGATGGAGAAATAATGAAGGATAGGGAGGAAGATAGCGGCAAGGAAGACGAGTCTTCCgggacaacaacaacaacatcaTCGATGGCAACAAAGAAATCAAAGGCTGACCGGTCGAGAACTTTGATTTTGGAACGACGCAGGAGGGGTCAGACGAAGGAGAAACTCTATGCATTGCGTTCCTTGGTTCCTAATATAACTAAG ATGGACAAGAAATCCATAATTGGAGATGCTGTATTGTATGTGCAAGACTTGCAAATGCAGGCTAAGAAGCTAAAAGCTGAGATTGCTGGTCTTGAAGCATTGATGGCAGGGTACCAAGAAGAATCAATTAATAACCCCGTTAAGATTCGAGTTGCAAGAAACAACCACCCCATTTGCAAGAAGATTTTGAAG TTGGATATGTTTCAAGTGGAAGAAAGAGAGTTTTACGTTAGACTGGTTTGCAACAAAAGTGAAGGGGTTGCATTATCACTTTACAAGGCCCTTGAATCCCTTTCCaacttcaaagttcaaaatTCCAGTCTGGCCACCGTTTCTGACACATTTGCATTAACATTTACTCTAAAT GTCAGAGATCGTGAGCAGTCCATGAACTTGGGAAACATGAAGTTATGGGTGAGTGGGGCCCTTCTAAACCGAGGATTTGAGTTGATAAATTGCCTGTAA
- the LOC105799141 gene encoding protein SENSITIVE TO PROTON RHIZOTOXICITY 2 translates to MISDTIPSSFPNASQALPMYPMTDHQDHINVPYSCLEAPGSGSDLAPSTSLLYNLSILEDKVNQLQSLVSNLISPDQIHPESTGSLAIASMDSLVQEIIGAASSMGLVSQHMSLGTTSGNNNGISKQPNFTDDFAGGNLVQERGQGSYPSVDQTFSWYDRNSIHNNRSLQVGNADKLKERKELGEMVQRSEISEGSQGDAGTNYDIVELDAEDLLAKYTHYCQVCGKGFKRDANLRMHMRAHGDEYKTNAALVNPMKSHEGSSNGMGNCSTKFPKRYSCPYEGCRWNQKHANFQPLKSMICVKNHYKRSHCPKMYVCKRCNRKQFSLLSDLRTHEKHCGDLRWQCSCGNTFSRKDKLMGHVALFVGHRPVVAHSLH, encoded by the coding sequence atgatttcaGACACAATACCTTCAAGTTTCCCCAATGCATCGCAAGCTTTACCTATGTATCCTATGACTGATCATCAAGACCATATTAATGTTCCATATTCTTGTCTTGAAGCACCTGGTTCAGGCTCAGATCTAGCTCCTTCAACCTCTCTCCTCTATAACCTATCCATCTTGGAAGACAAAGTTAATCAGCTTCAATCACTTGTTAGCAACCTTATCTCCCCAGATCAAATTCACCCTGAGTCAACCGGGTCTTTAGCCATAGCAAGCATGGATTCTTTGGTTCAAGAAATCATCGGAGCCGCATCTTCCATGGGATTGGTTTCCCAACATATGTCTCTTGGAACCACTTCAGGTAATAATAATGGGATATCTAAACAGCCCAACTTTACCGATGACTTTGCTGGTGGCAACTTAGTTCAGGAAAGAGGACAGGGGTCTTATCCTAGTGTTGATCAAACATTTAGCTGGTATGACCGGAATAGCATCCATAATAATCGGAGTTTGCAAGTTGGTAATGCTGATAAGTTGAAGGAAAGGAAAGAATTGGGTGAAATGGTTCAAAGAAGCGAAATCAGTGAAGGGTCACAAGGGGATGCAGGTACCAATTATGATATAGTGGAATTGGATGCTGAGGACTTGTTAGCTAAGTACACACATTACTGCCAAGTTTGTGGCAAAGGGTTCAAGCGAGATGCGAATTTGAGAATGCACATGAGAGCTCATGGTGATGAATACAAGACCAACGCTGCTTTGGTTAACCCCATGAAGAGTCACGAGGGAAGTAGTAATGGCATGGGAAACTGTTCGACGAAATTCCCAAAGAGATATTCATGCCCTTATGAAGGGTGTAGGTGGAACCAGAAACATGCCAACTTCCAACCCTTGAAATCCATGATCTGTGTGAAGAATCACTACAAGAGAAGCCATTGTCCCAAGATGTATGTGTGCAAGCGTTGCAACCGGAAGCAGTTCTCGCTGCTGTCGGATCTCCGAACTCATGAAAAGCACTGTGGTGATCTCAGGTGGCAATGTTCTTGCGGAAACACATTTTCTAGGAAAGATAAGCTTATGGGTCACGTTGCTTTGTTCGTTGGACACCGTCCAGTTGTTGCTCATTCCTTACACTAA
- the LOC105799143 gene encoding zinc finger protein ZAT5, translating to MQAQAVFVGSDHHHHQALIMKGKRTKRQRSPSLFGVAVTSSSSNGGDGVVEEYNSISSPTTSDEIYGSTEEEEEMANCLIMLAQSDGPKRSTVEAKFKIATKTNKGELYVHECKTCNRSFPSFQALGGHMASHKKPKGAIAEQKRPLVLAVNDAVIALRVSNKKGNKIHECSICGSEFTSGQALGGHMRRHRTASAAAASNQDAMNGDDDIKPRNITPLDLNLPAPEDDVRDSMFEFGTPQQAIVFSTPALVDCHY from the coding sequence ATGCAAGCTCAAGCTGTATTTGTGGGGTctgatcatcatcatcatcaagcCTTGATCATGAAAGGCAAGCGTACCAAGCGCCAAAGATCGCCATCCCTGTTTGGTGTCGCGGTGACTTCGAGCTCATCAAATGGTGGTGATGGAGTGGTGGAGGAATATAACTCGATTTCTTCTCCGACGACATCCGATGAGATTTACGGGAGCACCGAGGAAGAAGAGGAGATGGCAAATTGCCTAATCATGTTGGCACAAAGTGATGGTCCCAAAAGGAGTACTGTTGAAGCGAAATTCAAGATAGCTACTAAGACAAACAAGGGTGAGCTTTATGTCCACGAGTGTAAAACTTGTAACCGGTCTTTCCCTTCGTTCCAAGCACTAGGAGGCCATATGGCAAGCCACAAGAAGCCTAAAGGCGCCATTGCAGAGCAGAAAAGACCACTAGTTTTGGCAGTTAATGATGCAGTCATTGCTTTACGAGTAAGCAACAAAAAGGGTAATAAAATTCACGAGTGCTCAATCTGTGGCTCGGAATTCACGTCCGGTCAAGCCCTCGGAGGTCACATGAGAAGGCATAGGACAGCATCAGCAGCTGCTGCAAGCAACCAAGATGCCATGAATGGCGATGATGACATCAAGCCTAGGAATATTACGCCTTTGGATCTTAATCTTCCTGCACCTGAAGATGATGTTAGAGATTCCATGTTCGAATTTGGAACACCCCAACAAGCTATTGTCTTCTCCACACCAGCTTTGGTAGATTGCCATTACTAA
- the LOC105799145 gene encoding histone H2B has translation MAPKAEKKPAEKKPAEEKKADKAPAEKKPRAEKKLPKEAGDKKKKRSKKSIETYKIYIFKVLKQVHPDIGISSKAMGIMNSFINDIFEKLAQESSRLARYNKKPTITSREIQTAVRLVLPGELAKHAVSEGTKAVTKFTSS, from the coding sequence ATGGCACCCAAAGCCGAGAAGAAACCAGCCGAGAAAAAGCCAGCTGAGGAGAAAAAGGCCGACAAGGCCCCAGCTGAGAAAAAACCAAGAGCCGAGAAGAAGCTCCCTAAAGAAGCCGGGGACAAGAAGAAGAAGCGAAGCAAGAAGAGCATCGAAACCTACAAGATCTACATCTTCAAGGTGCTGAAGCAAGTCCACCCTGATATCGGCATTTCCAGCAAAGCCATGGGTATTATGAACAGCTTCATCAACGACATCTTCGAGAAGCTGGCTCAAGAATCTTCGAGGCTTGCACGCTATAACAAGAAGCCCACCATCACCTCCCGTGAGATCCAGACTGCCGTAAGATTGGTCCTGCCTGGGGAGTTGGCCAAGCACGCTGTTTCCGAAGGGACTAAGGCTGTTACTAAGTTCACCAGTTCTTAG